The Camelina sativa cultivar DH55 chromosome 14, Cs, whole genome shotgun sequence genome includes a window with the following:
- the LOC104742781 gene encoding uncharacterized protein LOC104742781, producing the protein MKTVIKLLLLILLACGFFSSLVIASFSEIESAPVFESIGDESSSSTPKISYDRINEVKRKCKSVLSSASELKLEDLSMAPRKSKKRLSFRYGDWNQDSGDSPILPFDSTNTPKNSSTKPMNLVSFSVTDLDLPHRTKRYVGVNGVMLLAITMFNELPSLRSYYGIREFELWPSHTQLKISFQGVYFENSGDDERVLCMLGETMLPSRDESESSTDPWKWVKEHDTPPLLQDDQILLLLRYPKRFTLTKRVIRGELTSLNQKPSLKFFDKIHLSSQLGKSVGYDFVSNDLVSKACDPYPYKNETFTNSGSGINVYKGKGFCDLLQRVANRSPLTVVPNWKCNGTDEYCSKLGPFASDGDIKSTDGSFKDVKLYMQNIHCEETAARSETDAVTKVSAVFRAVHPNENLYISGLRSGIDNMTVTAEGMWKPSSGQLCMVGCRTGQVDGCNARVCLYIPTTFSIRQRSILVGTFSCLNTEKNLTPSFFPLSFEKLVEPMDMQNYFQSSDSKPFYSYSKLDKAGAMLERNQEFSFGTIIKKSVMWFPKLEDSDDLLTSLSHLAEDLTFHTPAFTDKLASGTNFGMDVLSLGPLFGLFWRTMNVSIPQQTTPYRTKASYTEKQLLLNVSAQISLTGEYFGNFSVIYLEGLYDEHVGRMYLVGCRDVRASWKILFDSADLEAGLDCLIDVVVSYPPIKSRWLADPTAKVSISSKRPEDDPLYFKPVKLKTTPIFYRRQREDILSRAGVEGILRVLTLTFSIGCITSQLFYVGSNTDSLPFVSLVMLGVQALGYSLPLITGAEALFKRKAASATTYETPSFELQRSQWFNVIDYTVKLLVMVCFLLTLRLCQKVWRSRARLLTRTPQEPHKVPSDRRVLLIALILHALGYILALILHPARSDRLVVGGYAPAVSNWWQTETEEYIGLVQDFFLLPQVIANVMWEIDSQQPLRKLYYFGITLVRLFPHVYDYIIGSVPDPYFMGEEHEFVNPNFDFFSKFGDVAIPVTAILLAVIVFVQQRWDYDKLSQALSYGRFRILPSRSVKYERVMSESEMVSGVRVNGNRSDDE; encoded by the coding sequence ATGAAAACGGTaataaagcttcttcttttgatcCTTCTAGCATGTgggttcttctcttctcttgtaaTTGCTTCCTTCTCTGAGATAGAGTCCGCTCCTGTTTTTGAATCAATCGGcgatgaatcatcatcatccaccccTAAGATTAGTTACGATCGGATCAATGAAGTGAAGCGTAAGTGCAAATCTGTGTTATCTTCAGCTTCTGAATTGAAGCTCGAAGACCTCTCCATGGCTccaagaaaatccaaaaaaagaCTTAGTTTTAGATACGGAGATTGGAATCAAGATTCTGGTGATTCTCCGATTCTACCGTTTGATTCGACGAACACACCTAAGAACTCGTCGACGAAGCCTATgaatcttgtttctttctcagTCACAGATCTAGATCTCCCACATCGAACCAAGAGATACGTAGGCGTCAATGGTGTTATGCTACTCGCGATCACAATGTTCAACGAGTTGCCAAGCTTGAGATCTTACTATGGGATCCGTGAGTTTGAGTTATGGCCTAGTCACACTCAGCTTAAGATCTCGTTCCAAGGGGTTTATTTTGAGAACAGTGGTGATGATGAGAGAGTGTTGTGTATGCTTGGTGAAACAATGTTGCCTTCTCGTGACGAATCTGAATCTTCTACTGATCCATGGAAATGGGTTAAGGAACATGACACGCCTCCGCTTTTACAAGATGATCagattctgcttcttcttcgctATCCGAAAAGATTCACATTGACTAAAAGAGTGATCAGAGGAGAGCTTACAAGTCTAAACCAGAAGCCTAGTCTTAAGTTTTTCGACAAGATTCATCTGTCTTCTCAGCTTGGGAAATCTGTTGGGTACGATTTCGTCTCAAATGATTTGGTATCAAAGGCTTGTGATCCGTATCCTTATAAAAACGAAACCTTTACAAATTCTGGAAGTGGTATCAATGTCTATAAAGGGAAAGGGTTCTGTGATCTTCTACAAAGAGTTGCTAACCGTTCGCCACTCACCGTTGTACCTAACTGGAAATGTAACGGTACAGATGAGTACTGCAGCAAATTGGGTCCTTTTGCGTCTGATGGAGATATTAAATCAACTGATGGTAGCTTTAAAGATGTGAAGTTGTATATGCAGAACATACATTGTGAGGAAACTGCAGCTCGGTCTGAAACAGATGCTGTTACAAAAGTCTCAGCGGTTTTTCGCGCTGTTCACCCGAATGAGAATCTTTACATTTCAGGGTTGAGGTCAGGGATAGACAATATGACTGTTACAGCTGAAGGGATGTGGAAGCCTTCGAGTGGGCAGTTATGTATGGTTGGGTGCAGGACTGGTCAAGTAGATGGCTGTAATGCTCGTGTCTGTTTGTATATTCCAACTACCTTTTCGATAAGGCAGCGAAGTATACTCGTTGGAACGTTCTCTTGCTTAAATACCGAAAAGAACTTGACTCCTTCTTTCTTCCCTTTATCCTTTGAGAAGCTTGTGGAGCCTATGGATATGCAGAACTACTTCCAGTCTTCGGATTCGAAACCGTTTTATAGTTACTCCAAGTTAGACAAAGCTGGTGCTATGCTTGAGAGAAACCAAGAGTTCTCTTTCGGAACCATAATCAAGAAGTCGGTAATGTGGTTTCCCAAATTGGAAGATTCTGATGATTTGCTTACAAGTCTTTCTCATTTAGCTGAGGACTTGACTTTTCATACCCCTGCATTTACTGACAAGCTGGCCTCAGGGACTAACTTCGGCATGGATGTTCTCTCGCTCGGTCCTTTATTCGGACTTTTCTGGCGTACTATGAACGTTTCCATTCCACAACAGACTACTCCTTACCGCACAAAAGCTTCGTACACTGAGAAGCAGCTTCTTCTGAATGTATCAGCTCAAATCTCACTTACAGGGGAATATTTTGGTAACTTCTCTGTTATTTACTTGGAAGGTCTTTACGATGAGCATGTTGGGAGAATGTATCTTGTAGGATGCAGAGATGTGAGAGCTTCTTGGAAAATCTTGTTCGACAGTGCTGATCTTGAAGCTGGGCTGGATTGTTTGATCGACGTGGTGGTATCTTATCCACCCATCAAATCACGATGGTTGGCTGATCCAACAGCTAAGGTTTCTATATCCAGCAAAAGACCAGAGGATGATCCTCTCTATTTTAAACCTGTGAAGCTCAAAACAACTCCTATCTTTTACCGAAGGCAACGTGAAGACATTCTTTCTCGTGCAGGCGTTGAAGGGATCTTACGGGTTCTCACACTTACATTCTCTATCGGTTGCATCACGAGCCAGCTTTTTTACGTCGGTAGCAATACAGACTCGCTTCCTTTTGTTTCGCTTGTAATGCTAGGAGTTCAAGCTCTTGGGTATAGCTTGCCGTTGATTACTGGAGCTGAGGCTCTCTTTAAAAGAAAAGCAGCTTCAGCAACAACGTACGAAACACCTTCATTTGAGCTACAGAGAAGTCAATGGTTCAATGTGATTGATTACACTGTGAAGCTACTTGTGATGGTCTGCTTCCTACTAACTCTAAGGCTTTGTCAGAAAGTGTGGAGGTCTCGTGCAAGATTGCTCACTCGAACACCTCAAGAACCGCATAAAGTTCCAAGTGATCGCCGTGTGCTCCTCATTGCCTTGATCTTACACGCACTAGGATACATACTTGCTCTGATTCTACATCCAGCAAGATCAGATAGATTAGTTGTTGGAGGTTACGCACCTGCTGTTTCGAATTGGTGGCAAACCGAAACAGAGGAATATATTGGTTTGGTACAAGATTTCTTTTTGCTCCCTCAGGTTATTGCTAATGTTATGTGGGAGATTGATTCTCAGCAGCCACTAAGGAAGCTATACTACTTTGGGATCACTCTTGTCAGGCTTTTCCCTCACGTCTATGACTACATCATTGGTTCTGTTCCTGATCCTTACTTCATGGGAGAAGAACACGAGTTTGTTAATCCGAATTTCGACTTCTTCTCTAAGTTTGGGGATGTGGCTATACCTGTTACCGCGATACTACTTGCGGTCATTGTCTTTGTTCAGCAGAGATGGGACTATGACAAGCTTTCCCAAGCTTTAAGCTATGGACGGTTTAGGATTCTCCCTTCTCGTTCTGTTAAGTATGAGAGAGTAATGTCTGAATCCGAAATGGTTTCTGGAGTCCGTGTCAATGGAAATCGCAgtgatgatgaatga
- the LOC104744103 gene encoding probable 2-oxoglutarate-dependent dioxygenase AOP1, whose product MYPNMESILNTTKVPILDFTREQDLKPRTSAWRSISRAACEALEEYGCFVAVYDGVTQQLDNSVFAAAKDLFDLPTETKMKNVNEKPYHGYVGQMPIIPLHEGLGIDYVTNKEDAKKFTNLMWPQGNDQFCKTIHRFSNAVAELDRLVVRIIFENYGVEKHYESHVKAKTYLLKFLMYLAPPESISMPAFPQHTDKTFLTILHQNDVNGLEVKSKDGEWISLQLPLKSYVVMAGDISMGWSNDRIRSCEHRVTMEGDKVRYTIGLFSFVTGSVSIPEELVDDEHPLMYKPFNNIALINFFATKEGREANSTLKAYCGTEV is encoded by the exons ATGTATCCAAATATGGAATCAATCCTGAACACTACTAAGGTCCCGATTCTTGATTTCACGAGAGAGCAAGACTTAAAACCAAGAACGTCTGCGTGGCGTTCCATTTCGAGAGCTGCTTGTGAGGCCTTAGAGGAGTACGGCTGTTTCGTGGCGGTTTACGATGGAGTAACGCAGCAACTAGACAATTCAGTCTTTGCCGCTGCTAAGGATCTGTTCGATCTCCCGACggagacgaagatgaagaatgtGAATGAGAAGCCGTACCACGGCTACGTTGGTCAAATGCCTATAATCCCTCTTCACGAGGGTCTTGGAATTGATTATGTTACCAACAAAGAAGATGCTAAGAAATTCACTAATCTCATGTGGCCTCAAGGAAATGATCAGTTTTG CAAAACCATACACAGATTTTCAAACGCAGTTGCGGAATTGGACCGGCTAGTGGTGAGGATTATATTCGAGAACTACGGTGTTGAGAAACACTACGAATCGCACGTCAAAGCAAAGACTTACCTACTCAAATTTCTCATGTATTTGGCTCCACCAGAGTCTATCTCAATGCCAGCTTTTCCTCAGCACACAGACAAGACTTTCTTAACGATACTTCACCAAAACGACGTAAATGGTTTAGAGGTAAAGTCAAAAGACGGTGAATGGATTTCCCTTCAACTCCCACTCAAGTCATACGTCGTCATGGCCGGTGACATCTCTATG GGTTGGAGCAATGACAGGATACGTTCTTGTGAACATAGAGTGACAATGGAAGGTGACAAGGTGAGGTACACTATAGGTCTTTTCTCGTTCGTTACGGGCTCGGTTTCGATTCCTGAGGAGCTTGTGGATGACGAACATCCTCTTATGTATAAGCCATTCAATAACATCGCTCTCATAAACTTCTTTGCAACCAAAGAAGGCCGTGAAGCAAATTCCACTCTCAAAGCATATTGTGGTACAGAAGTTTGA
- the LOC104742782 gene encoding 2-oxoglutarate-dependent dioxygenase AOP3-like, translated as MSCKIPTLDFSREDLKPGTKYWESTRKNITQALEEYGCFIIDLQDKTPLNLLDQVFGSLVDLFDLPTQTKMKNKYNKPLSGYVGQIPTLPLHESLGIDNATSLEATRSFTGLMWPQGNEHFSACLHNYAEFAAKLDQIVIQIVFESYNVEKYYNPYMESTTYLLRMLKNCAPNIKNPTLGFVTHTDKSFTTILHQDQVNGLEMETREGERIIINLSSPSLFMVFAGDAFRAWSNDRVWSPRHQVLVSGETDRYSLAMFAFNSGTLQVPEELIDHQHPLMYKPFDHLGLLRFYRTDTGYKSECPIKAYCGI; from the exons ATGTCTTGTAAAATTCCCACCTTAGATTTCTCAAGAGAAGATTTGAAACCAGGCACGAAATATTGGGAATCAACAAGGAAGAACATCACACAAGCACTTGAAGAATATGGATGTTTCATCATAGATCTTCAAGACAAGACTCCGTTAAATCTTCTTGATCAAGTCTTTGGTTCTTTGGTCGACTTGTTTGATCTTCCGACCCAGAccaaaatgaagaacaaatacaATAAGCCCTTAAGTGGATACGTTGGTCAGATTCCAACTCTTCCTCTTCATGAAAGTCTTGGCATTGATAATGCCACTTCGTTAGAAGCAACCAGAAGCTTCACGGGTTTGATGTGGCCGCAAGGAAATGAACATTTTAG TGCATGTTTGCATAACTATGCGGAGTTTGCAGCCAAGCTTGATCAAATAGTCATTCAGATTGTTTTCGAGAGCTATAACGTCGAGAAGTACTACAATCCATACATGGAATCAACCACTTACCTTCTCCGCATGCTGAAGAATTGTGCACCGAACATTAAAAACCCTACTTTAGGATTTGTTACACACACAGACAAGAGCTTCACAACAATACTTCACCAGGACCAAGTCAATGGGCTTGAAATGGAAACTAGAGAAGGAGAGCGAATCATTATCAATCTATCATCACCTTCACTCTTCATGGTGTTCGCAGGCGATGCATTTAGG GCATGGAGCAACGATAGGGTTTGGTCTCCACGACACCAAGTTCTAGTGAGCGGTGAAACAGACAGATACTCTCTTGCGATGTTTGCGTTCAACAGTGGAACACTTCAAGTACCAGAAGAGCTTATTGATCATCAACATCCTCTCATGTATAAGCCATTTGATCATCTCGGTCTTCTTCGATTCTACCGTACCGACACAGGTTACAAATCAGAGTGTCCCATCAAAGCCTATTGTGGTATTTAA